GAGTTCCAGTCGGTGGTCTGCGAACTCACCGGCATGGACATCTCGAACACCGGCCTCTACGACGGGGCCAGCGCCACCGCGGAGGCCTGCCTGCTGGCGGCGCGCGTCACGAAGCGCAGCGCCGTCGCCCTGCTCGAGCCGATCCACCCCGGAACCGTCGGGGTCGTGCGCGCCTACGCCCGCGGCGCGGGGCTGCGAGTCGACGTGGTGGGTTCCGGCGAGGCGGCGACGCCCGAGCACGCCTGCCTGGTCGTCCAGCAGCCGGACTTCCTCGGCGCCATCGTGGACCTCGAACCGATGGCGGAGGCGCTGCACGCCGACGGCATCCTCCTGGTGACCGTCGCCGATCCCTTCGCACTGGGGCTGCTGCGAGCACCGGGGGATGCGGGTGCCGACATCGTCACCGGCGAGGGGCGGGACCTGGCGGGTCCCCCGCACTTCGGCGGGCCGTCGCTGGGGCTGTTCGCGGCCCGCCAGAAGTTCCTGCGCCAGATGCCCGGCCGCATCGTCGGGCGCACGCGGGAGTTGCAGGCGCCGGGCAACGGTGCCGCTGAGCCGCGCACCGGTTACGTCCTCACCCTGCAGGCCCGCGAGCAGTTCATCCGTCGCGAGCGGGCCACGTCGAACGTCTCGACGGCGCAGGCGCTGATCGCGCTCGCCTTCACGATCACGCTCCAGGCACTGGGTCCCCGAGGGCTGCGCGAGGCCGCGGAGTTGTGCTACCAGCGCGCCCACGACGCGGCCCGGCGCATCGCCGCCCTCGACGGCTACGAGGTGCCCGAGCGCGGGCCGTGGTTCGCGGAGTTCCTGGTGCGCGGGCCCCTGCCCGCCGCCGAACTCGCCGCCGCGCTGAGGGCGCGGGGCATCGGTCCCGGCCTCGACGTCTCGGCCAGACCCGAGCCCGAGGCGCGCGACGCCCTGCTGTTCGCGGTGACCGAGGCCACACCCGACGCGCACGTCGACGCGCTCGTCGCGGCCCTGGCGGAGATCGGGGGCGAGGCGTGAGCGCGCCCGGGCCCGCAAGCGACGATTTCGGCGCGCGCCTGAGCTTCGACCGGGGAGTGCCGGGCCGCCGAGCGGTCGACGTTCCCCGCTGGGACGGTGAGCCGACGCCGCTGCCCGATCCCAGGCTGCTGCGCGACTCGGTGCGACTGCCGGAACTGAGCCAGGGCGAGTTGGTGCGCTACTACACCGAACTCTCGGCGCGGAACTACGGCATCGACTCCGGTACCTACCCGCTGGGCTCCTGCACCATGAAGTACAACCCGAAGGTCGACGACCTGGTGGCGTCGCTGCCGGGACTCGCTGGCGCACATCCGCAGGCCCCGGCGGAGGAGGTGCAGGGCACCCTGCGCACGCTGGCGGAGTTGGCTCGGGGCCTGGGCGAGATCACCGGGCTTCCTGCGGTCAGCCTCGCCCCTGCCGCCGGGGCGCAGGGCGAACTGGCCGGTGTGCTCATGATCGCCCGGGCCCTGGAGGATCGCGGAGAGCTCGCCCAACGGCGCCGCATCCTGGTTCCGGACTCGGCGCACGGCACGAACCCGGCGACCGCCGCCATGGCCGGCTACACCGTCACCCAGATCCCCACGGGTGCCGACGGTTCGTTGGACCGGGCCACCATCGAGCGGGAATTGGACGACTCGGTGGCTGCCGTCATGGTGACCGTGCCGAACACTCTGGGGCTGTGGGAGCACGGCATCGAGGAGGTGGCCGGCCTGATCCACGACGCCGGCGCTTACCTCTACGGCGACGGGGCCAACCTCAACGCCATCATGGGGCGGGTGCGCTACGGCGATCTGGGAGTCGACGTGGTGCACCTGAACCTGCACAAGAGTTTCAGCACGCCGCACGGCGGTGGCGGTCCGGGCGCGGGACCGGTGTGCTGCAGTCCCGAGCTGGCGCCATACCTGCCGACGCCGGTGGTCACCGAGGACGGCGACGGCGTCGTGCGCCTCACCGAGCCCGAGCGCAGCATCGGACGCATGCAGCAGTTCGGCGGCAACGTCGGGGTCCTCGTCCGGGCCTATGCCTACATGCGCGCCCTCGGCCTCGACGGCCTGCGCGCCGTGTCCGGTCAGGCCACCCTCAACGCCAACTACCTGCGCGTGCTGATGCACGGCCACTACGACCTGCCCTACGACCGGCCGGTATTGCACGAGGTGGTCTTCTCGGGCTCGCGGCAGCGCCGCCAGCACGGTGTGCCCACCTACGACATCGCCAAGCGCCTCATCGACCACGGCTTCCACCCGCCCACGGTCTACTTCCCGCTGATCGTCGAGGAGGCGCTGATGATCGAGCCGACCGAGACGGAGCCCCCCGAGGCGATCGAAGCCCTGGCCGCAGCCATGATCGCCATCGCCGCCGAGGCCGAGACCGATCCCGAGACGCTGCACGGCGCCCCCCGGACCGCACCCATCGGCCGCCTCGACGAGGCCACCGCGGCGCGCCGCCCCGTCCTCCGCTGGCAGCCCGACCCCGCCGAGGATTGATCGGCTCGGCGGTCTTCGGCGAGCGGCCCAGCTGGCCGGGTGGCACGACTCCCACGGTCACCGGACGGGGACACAGATACTCTGACCCCATACGGATACATCGTCGAATGTACCCGTACAGGGTCTGTCGCCTAGACTTTGGCCATGACCACTCCAAGTGATCACGCTTCTGGGCCGAGACGCTACCGCCACATTGCGCGCCCCAGCGAGATCGGGGCGGCCTTGCAGGGCCTTCGCCGTTCACTCGACATCACGCAGGCGGAACTCGCCGAGCGCGCCCGGGTGACGCGGAAATGGATCTCGGAGATGGAGAACGGCAAAGCCACTGCCGAGGTGGGCGTGCTGTGCCGCGTCCTCGCCGCGCTCGACGCGCGCATAGAGATCGTGCACGCGCCGTCGCGGCGCCCGGCGCTGCACGACATCGTTCTCGGCGGCCTTGAGGCGCCTTCGTCGTGAGACTCGACGTACTCATCGAGTCTCATCACGCTGGCGATGTGGACATTCTCGGGCCGGACAAGGCGGTCTTCGCGTACGCAGAGAGTTACCTGGCGCTTTCCGAACCGACACCGCTGTCGGTCCGCTTCCCCCTGAGGGCCGAGCCGTATGACTCGCCGCAAGTGGCGTATTGGATGCAGAACCTTCTCCCTGACGACCGGGAGGTGCTCCAGCAGTGGTGCGATAGGTACGGTGCCTCGCTGTTGCGTCCCATCGAACTGCTCGGCACGGTGCTCGGCGCCGAATGCGCGGGGGCCGTGCAGTTCTGCGATCCGGAACGGACCGCGGAGTTGCTCGGCGACCGCGGCGGCCGGCAGCGACTCAGCGAGGAGGAAC
The window above is part of the bacterium genome. Proteins encoded here:
- the gcvPA gene encoding aminomethyl-transferring glycine dehydrogenase subunit GcvPA encodes the protein MSSLPGGSPHPYIPATEADRARMLERVGAADLGALFADLPADLLDPDIDLPSALTEPELIALLAERAAANVDPARPDFLGAGAYRHAIPAVTSHLAGRSEFVTAYTPYQPEISQGTLQTAFEFQSVVCELTGMDISNTGLYDGASATAEACLLAARVTKRSAVALLEPIHPGTVGVVRAYARGAGLRVDVVGSGEAATPEHACLVVQQPDFLGAIVDLEPMAEALHADGILLVTVADPFALGLLRAPGDAGADIVTGEGRDLAGPPHFGGPSLGLFAARQKFLRQMPGRIVGRTRELQAPGNGAAEPRTGYVLTLQAREQFIRRERATSNVSTAQALIALAFTITLQALGPRGLREAAELCYQRAHDAARRIAALDGYEVPERGPWFAEFLVRGPLPAAELAAALRARGIGPGLDVSARPEPEARDALLFAVTEATPDAHVDALVAALAEIGGEA
- a CDS encoding helix-turn-helix domain-containing protein, coding for MTTPSDHASGPRRYRHIARPSEIGAALQGLRRSLDITQAELAERARVTRKWISEMENGKATAEVGVLCRVLAALDARIEIVHAPSRRPALHDIVLGGLEAPSS
- the gcvPB gene encoding aminomethyl-transferring glycine dehydrogenase subunit GcvPB, translated to MSAPGPASDDFGARLSFDRGVPGRRAVDVPRWDGEPTPLPDPRLLRDSVRLPELSQGELVRYYTELSARNYGIDSGTYPLGSCTMKYNPKVDDLVASLPGLAGAHPQAPAEEVQGTLRTLAELARGLGEITGLPAVSLAPAAGAQGELAGVLMIARALEDRGELAQRRRILVPDSAHGTNPATAAMAGYTVTQIPTGADGSLDRATIERELDDSVAAVMVTVPNTLGLWEHGIEEVAGLIHDAGAYLYGDGANLNAIMGRVRYGDLGVDVVHLNLHKSFSTPHGGGGPGAGPVCCSPELAPYLPTPVVTEDGDGVVRLTEPERSIGRMQQFGGNVGVLVRAYAYMRALGLDGLRAVSGQATLNANYLRVLMHGHYDLPYDRPVLHEVVFSGSRQRRQHGVPTYDIAKRLIDHGFHPPTVYFPLIVEEALMIEPTETEPPEAIEALAAAMIAIAAEAETDPETLHGAPRTAPIGRLDEATAARRPVLRWQPDPAED